In one Ictalurus furcatus strain D&B chromosome 28, Billie_1.0, whole genome shotgun sequence genomic region, the following are encoded:
- the dhrs11a gene encoding dehydrogenase/reductase SDR family member 11a: MERWKGRVALVTGASVGIGAAVARALVQQGMKVVGCARSVDKIEKLAAECQSAGYSGTLIPYKCDLCNEEEILSMFSAIKTLLQGVDVCINNAGLAHNEPLLSGRTEGWKNMLDVNVLALAICTREAYQSMRERNVDDGHIININSMGGHRMVPSADEHFYCATKYAVTALTEGLRQELREAKTHIRATCISPGIVETEFAFRHHNSDPEKAASVYESIKCLKAEDIASAVTYVLGAPPHVQIGDVQLRPVEQVS; this comes from the exons ATGGAGCGGTGGAAAGGCAGAGTGGCGCTCGTGACCGGAGCCTCTGTCGGGATCGGAGCGGCTGTCGCGCGCGCTCTCGTCCAGCAGGGCATGAAGGTGGTCGGGTGCGCGCGCAGCGTCGATAAAATAGAA AAGCTGGCAGCTGAGTGTCAGAGTGCGGGCTACAGCGGGACCCTGATCCCATATAAATGTGACCTGTGCAACGAGGAGGAGATCCTCTCCATGTTCTCGGCCATAAAGACCCTGCTTCAGGGGGTGGACGTGTGTATCAACAACGCCGGCCTGGCTCACAACGAGCCTCTGCTTAGTGGCCGCACTGAGGGGTGGAAGAACATGCTCGAT GTGAACGTTCTCGCTCTGGCCATCTGCACACGTGAAGCCTACCAGTCCATGAGGGAGAGAAATGTGGACGATGGacacatcatcaacatcaacag TATGGGAGGACACAGGATGGTACCGAGCGCCGACGAGCATTTCTACTGCGCCACCAAATACGCCGTGACGGCACTTACTGAGGGGCTCAGACAGGAGCTGAGGGAGGCCAAGACACACATCCGTGCCACG TGTATATCTCCTGGCATAGTGGAGACCGAGTTCGCCTTCAGACACCACAACAGTGATCCAGAGAAAGCTGCTTCTGTGTATGAAAGTATAAAG TGTTTGAAAGCAGAAGACATAGCCAGCGCCGTCACCTACGTCCTCGGCGCCCCTCCACATGTTCAG ATCGGAGACGTGCAGCTGCGGCCGGTGGAGCAGGTGTCCTAG